The Tachyglossus aculeatus isolate mTacAcu1 chromosome 22, mTacAcu1.pri, whole genome shotgun sequence genome window below encodes:
- the MRPL23 gene encoding 39S ribosomal protein L23, mitochondrial produces MAQRVLYPLYQRGNPQLRVFRTNFFVQLVRPGKEQPEDTVQFRIPMTMTRIDMRNYLQTIYKVPVATVRTRIQFGSNKKRDHRNQRVKQPDYKVAYVQLAHGQTFAFPDLFPKKEPHTEPGSFAEIQSRLTDEERQKQKADPRWGGVPRWFRL; encoded by the exons ATGGCGCAGAGAGTCCT GTACCCCCTGTACCAGCGAGGGAACCCCCAGCTGCGGGTCTTCCGGACCAACTTCTTCGTGCAGCTGGTGAGGCCTGGGAAGGAGCAGCCGGAGGACACCGTCCAGTTCCGCATCCCCATGAC GATGACCCGGATCGACATGAGGAATTATCTCCAGACCATCTACAAGGTTCCCGTGGCCACAGTGAGGACCAGGATTCAGTTTG GCTCCAATAAGAAGAGGGATCACAGGAACCAACGGGTGAAGCAGCCGGACTACAAGGTGGCCTACGTCCAGCTG gCTCACGGGCAGACCTTCGCCTTCCCGGACCTGTTTCCCAAGAAGGAGCCCCACACGGAGCCCGGCTCCTTCGCGGAGATCCAGAGCCGGCTCACGGACGAAGAGCGGCAGAAGCAGAAGGCCGACCCCCGCTGGGGCGGGGTCCCCCGCTGGTTCAGGCTGTGA